A single Halogeometricum sp. S3BR5-2 DNA region contains:
- a CDS encoding cbb3-type cytochrome c oxidase subunit I: MISGLTPLAVTSVTTSVALTVSMGLVLVAMIVWLARVEDIRSYVPASDIGGGAGQTEYGHEEKPGGITRWLTTVDHKDIGVLYGVYSVITLAWGGLSVLIMRTELLDPPATLIQSTTYNALLTSHGITLLFLFGTPILAAFANYFVPLLIGADDMAFPRINSIAFWLLPPGALLIWAGFFIPGIAPSQTSWTMYTPLSIQQPSPAVDLMLLGLHLTGVSATMGAINFIATIFTERAEEVDWANLDIFSWTVLTQSGLILFSFPLLGSALVMLLLDRNFGTTFFTVGGGGPLLWQNLFWFFGHPEVYIIVLPPMGLISIILPKFSGRKLFGFKFVVYSTLAIGVLSFGVWAHHMFATGMDPRLRASFMAVTLAIAVPSAVKTFNWMTTMWNGRLRLTAPMLFCIGFVSLFIIGGVTGVFLASIPVDLVLTDTYYVVGHFHFILMAILTAVFAGVYYWFPLYTGKWYQRGLAKWHFWLFMIGSNLTFFAMILLGYAGMPRRYATYNVDIGPVAQFTDLHQVATLGAYLIGLSGIIFLWNIVQSWLEGPPVQSSDPWELAEDGLLTNEWQWFDHQRETAITDGGAESEETDTDTDDNSEETA, encoded by the coding sequence ATGATATCCGGACTCACGCCACTTGCGGTTACCTCTGTCACGACTTCAGTTGCACTGACCGTCTCGATGGGGCTCGTCCTCGTCGCAATGATCGTGTGGTTAGCTCGTGTGGAAGACATCCGGTCATACGTACCAGCGAGTGATATTGGAGGCGGTGCCGGGCAAACGGAGTACGGCCATGAGGAAAAACCAGGTGGAATCACTCGATGGCTGACCACCGTAGATCACAAGGATATCGGCGTGCTGTATGGGGTCTACTCCGTCATCACGCTCGCTTGGGGAGGTCTCTCGGTGCTGATAATGCGAACTGAACTGCTCGATCCGCCAGCGACGTTGATCCAGTCGACCACGTACAACGCGTTGTTGACCAGTCACGGCATCACCCTGCTGTTCCTGTTCGGAACACCCATCCTCGCCGCATTTGCAAATTATTTCGTCCCCCTACTTATCGGAGCGGATGACATGGCGTTCCCCCGCATCAACTCCATCGCATTCTGGTTGCTCCCGCCAGGAGCCTTACTCATCTGGGCCGGCTTCTTCATCCCTGGGATTGCCCCGTCGCAAACCAGCTGGACGATGTATACGCCGCTCTCGATCCAGCAGCCAAGCCCTGCTGTTGACCTGATGCTCTTAGGACTCCACCTCACGGGAGTTTCAGCGACGATGGGCGCGATCAACTTCATCGCGACTATCTTCACCGAACGTGCAGAGGAGGTTGACTGGGCGAATCTCGACATCTTCTCCTGGACGGTGCTGACTCAGTCGGGACTCATCCTGTTCTCGTTCCCACTACTCGGAAGTGCACTTGTCATGCTTCTCCTAGACAGGAACTTCGGAACGACGTTCTTTACTGTCGGTGGCGGTGGACCCCTCCTCTGGCAGAATTTATTCTGGTTCTTCGGCCATCCTGAGGTATACATCATTGTGCTCCCGCCGATGGGGCTTATCAGCATCATTCTCCCAAAATTCTCTGGGCGAAAGCTGTTTGGCTTCAAGTTCGTCGTCTACTCGACGCTCGCCATCGGCGTCCTGTCGTTCGGCGTCTGGGCCCACCACATGTTCGCAACCGGGATGGATCCCCGCCTGCGTGCGAGCTTCATGGCGGTCACGCTCGCCATCGCCGTCCCGAGCGCAGTCAAGACTTTCAACTGGATGACAACCATGTGGAACGGCCGCTTACGGCTGACAGCGCCAATGCTCTTTTGTATCGGATTTGTTAGTCTCTTCATCATTGGCGGCGTGACGGGCGTGTTCCTCGCGTCGATCCCGGTCGACCTCGTTCTCACCGATACCTACTACGTCGTCGGCCACTTCCATTTCATCCTCATGGCTATTCTCACCGCCGTGTTCGCTGGGGTCTACTACTGGTTCCCGCTCTATACAGGGAAGTGGTATCAGCGAGGTCTCGCGAAGTGGCACTTCTGGCTGTTTATGATCGGATCGAATCTCACGTTCTTCGCGATGATCCTCCTAGGCTATGCGGGAATGCCACGGCGCTATGCAACGTATAACGTCGATATCGGACCGGTGGCCCAGTTCACAGATCTCCATCAAGTCGCGACGCTTGGTGCATATCTGATCGGATTGAGCGGGATCATCTTCCTCTGGAACATCGTACAATCGTGGCTCGAGGGACCACCCGTCCAAAGCAGCGATCCGTGGGAACTCGCTGAGGACGGCCTGCTGACGAACGAGTGGCAATGGTTCGATCACCAACGTGAGACCGCCATCACCGACGGAGGGGCAGAATCAGAGGAAACCGACACCGATACTGACGACAATTCGGAGGAGACAGCATGA
- the coxB gene encoding cytochrome c oxidase subunit II translates to MNRVKQLLLGLGFAVIGMSIVALPVAAAGYDSTTEALIQSLNLKLLYVAVPITILVEGILIYTVWRFRNNDDPKPTKENRRLEITWTVATAIILLFVGVASYQVLALPAVTATPQVTDSEQANATEVTVVGQQFLWTFKYPEENVTSRGTLVLPANRTVYLNITSRDVIHSVHIPELGLKQDAVPGQYNLLRTTPTSQGTYQLYCAEYCGVGHSQMTATVKVVSYDEYQQWLEDQKQSQ, encoded by the coding sequence ATGAATCGAGTCAAACAGCTGTTGCTTGGTCTTGGCTTCGCAGTAATCGGCATGAGCATCGTTGCATTACCGGTCGCAGCAGCGGGCTACGACTCGACGACGGAAGCACTCATTCAATCACTGAACCTCAAACTGCTCTACGTTGCAGTCCCGATCACGATCCTCGTCGAAGGGATACTGATTTACACTGTCTGGCGGTTCCGGAACAACGACGATCCGAAACCGACCAAAGAAAACCGGCGACTCGAGATCACCTGGACCGTCGCAACCGCGATCATCCTGCTTTTCGTCGGGGTTGCCTCATATCAGGTACTCGCTCTACCCGCCGTCACTGCAACGCCGCAAGTCACAGACAGCGAGCAGGCGAATGCGACCGAAGTGACCGTTGTCGGCCAGCAGTTCCTGTGGACGTTCAAGTATCCCGAAGAAAATGTGACCTCGCGAGGCACCCTCGTTCTCCCCGCGAATCGGACGGTCTACCTTAATATCACCTCAAGAGACGTCATACACTCGGTTCACATTCCAGAACTCGGGCTCAAACAGGACGCAGTCCCTGGGCAGTATAATCTCCTCCGGACGACACCAACCTCTCAGGGAACGTATCAGCTCTACTGTGCAGAATACTGCGGAGTCGGGCACTCCCAGATGACTGCCACAGTGAAAGTCGTGAGTTACGACGAATATCAGCAGTGGCTCGAAGACCAAAAGCAATCTCAATAG
- a CDS encoding cytochrome c oxidase subunit 3 produces MSTTEDDSTDGHSHHLPAVEDWPQGFGEASWWPFVTALGAAGLYVGAGLFLLGQGDDALVGASVGPATIIAGVVLFLVGLYGWVYHGFVKHYWSRDAEDSTGKLRWGMLLFLGTEVATFGAGFVYYFFIRVGPWPPGELPDLLSSLVLANTAILILSSVTLHFAHSALRNGNRRRFAGLLGTTVLLGVVFLAGQVLEYYEFIVGEGFTLSSGIYFSAFFGLTGLHGLHVTLGVILLALLSVRTLYGHYSPERHTSVSTVSMYWHFVDAVWIFLVVTLYVGAAFTL; encoded by the coding sequence ATGTCTACCACAGAAGACGACTCCACGGACGGACACAGCCACCACCTTCCAGCAGTCGAAGACTGGCCGCAGGGATTCGGTGAAGCCAGCTGGTGGCCCTTCGTCACCGCGCTCGGCGCGGCCGGACTCTACGTGGGCGCTGGTCTCTTCCTACTTGGACAGGGCGACGACGCGCTCGTCGGTGCGAGCGTGGGACCCGCCACCATTATCGCGGGGGTGGTTCTTTTCCTCGTCGGACTGTACGGCTGGGTCTATCACGGCTTCGTCAAGCACTACTGGTCACGGGACGCAGAGGACTCGACAGGGAAGCTCCGGTGGGGAATGCTCCTCTTCCTGGGGACGGAGGTCGCCACCTTCGGAGCTGGCTTCGTCTATTATTTCTTCATCAGAGTCGGCCCATGGCCGCCCGGTGAGCTACCGGACCTCCTCTCGTCGCTCGTACTCGCCAATACAGCGATACTCATTCTCAGTAGTGTCACGCTCCATTTTGCCCACAGTGCGCTCCGCAATGGGAATCGGCGTCGATTTGCCGGCCTGCTCGGGACGACGGTCCTCCTCGGTGTGGTGTTCCTCGCTGGGCAGGTGTTGGAGTACTACGAGTTCATCGTCGGTGAGGGATTTACCCTCTCAAGTGGCATCTACTTCAGTGCCTTTTTCGGATTAACTGGTCTCCACGGGTTACACGTCACACTCGGCGTAATTCTCCTAGCGCTTCTCTCCGTCCGGACACTCTACGGGCACTACTCACCAGAGCGGCATACCTCCGTGAGTACAGTCAGCATGTACTGGCACTTCGTGGACGCCGTCTGGATCTTCCTCGTCGTCACGCTCTACGTTGGTGCCGCATTCACCCTATGA
- a CDS encoding TATA-box-binding protein, with translation MPSPKETLEIENVVASTEIEQELDLDQLGDDLAGTDYDPDKFPGLIYRIQSPKAAVLIFRSGKMVCTGAASVDEAHQAIHTLFDELRSLGIPVTTETDIVIQNMVASGELGQRLNLIAIAVGLGLEDVEYEPEQFPGLVYRLPNATVVGLLFGSGKLVITGCKSFEDATKAIETIHDHLQNLDLLD, from the coding sequence ATGCCATCTCCAAAAGAAACCCTCGAAATCGAGAACGTGGTCGCATCAACTGAGATCGAGCAGGAACTTGACCTGGATCAGCTCGGCGACGATCTTGCCGGCACAGATTATGATCCAGACAAGTTTCCAGGGTTGATCTACCGTATTCAGAGCCCCAAAGCAGCGGTTCTCATCTTCCGTTCCGGGAAGATGGTTTGTACTGGTGCTGCGAGTGTTGACGAGGCCCATCAAGCCATTCACACTCTCTTCGACGAACTTCGATCGCTAGGGATTCCTGTCACAACCGAGACAGACATCGTCATTCAGAATATGGTAGCGAGTGGTGAGCTTGGCCAGCGCCTGAATCTCATCGCTATTGCGGTTGGCCTCGGTCTCGAAGACGTCGAATACGAACCCGAGCAGTTTCCAGGACTCGTGTATCGGCTCCCAAATGCGACTGTCGTAGGGTTGTTGTTCGGAAGTGGCAAGTTGGTCATTACCGGATGTAAGTCGTTTGAGGACGCAACGAAGGCTATTGAAACCATTCACGATCACCTACAGAACCTTGACCTCCTGGACTAA
- a CDS encoding DUF6684 family protein, which produces MTDTIWSKDTLLDITVNVVPLMILGFFLLFFILVAPWGVTLSLVSAMQILLIVVPFIALVILTYEAAIHIER; this is translated from the coding sequence ATGACCGACACCATCTGGTCGAAAGACACCCTGCTCGATATCACAGTTAACGTCGTCCCACTCATGATTTTAGGCTTTTTCCTCCTGTTCTTCATACTCGTCGCTCCGTGGGGGGTTACCCTCTCATTAGTTTCTGCGATGCAGATTTTACTGATCGTCGTCCCATTCATCGCGCTCGTGATATTGACCTATGAGGCTGCCATTCACATTGAGAGATAA
- a CDS encoding DsbA family protein yields the protein MTTHTCPVCADQFETAGATRDHAWNTHNACHYCGEQLEGETDERLYRHWLAAHPDTLSRVDYKRADAAVDSLTFTERLSEGGVSAAVGGLTRRQLLLAGGGTATAALVVGGTVLTDNKDTESNGSTNSTGETSAVATAPIPDSPNGFRYAVMGSADAEVTVTYVGSWKCPYCAQFSTGMLSQLVTDYVDPGTITLEFRDLAYIGGEPFLGPDAPAAGQAGLAVWNAEPASYWSFHEYVFQNQPPEREQWATADQLVEFARSAGVSKTEAVRTAIQKNQYEDALRVTGRAASDSGVNSTPTLLIDGTTINPLGNEDRTRRLIEDAAGQS from the coding sequence ATGACTACACACACCTGCCCCGTCTGTGCCGATCAGTTCGAGACAGCCGGAGCCACTCGCGATCATGCGTGGAACACCCACAACGCGTGCCACTACTGTGGTGAGCAACTGGAGGGAGAAACTGACGAGCGGTTGTATAGACATTGGCTCGCCGCGCATCCCGATACTCTCTCACGTGTCGACTACAAGCGAGCGGACGCAGCCGTCGATTCACTCACATTCACAGAGCGTCTCTCGGAGGGCGGAGTTAGTGCTGCTGTTGGAGGACTCACTCGCCGACAGCTCCTCCTCGCTGGCGGTGGGACTGCCACTGCCGCCCTCGTAGTTGGCGGAACCGTTCTTACCGACAACAAGGATACCGAATCCAACGGGAGCACCAATTCTACTGGTGAAACGAGCGCCGTCGCAACCGCACCGATTCCCGATTCGCCAAACGGATTCCGCTATGCAGTAATGGGATCCGCTGACGCCGAGGTCACAGTCACCTACGTCGGGAGTTGGAAATGTCCGTATTGCGCCCAGTTCAGCACCGGTATGCTCTCGCAACTGGTGACAGATTACGTCGACCCGGGCACAATCACGCTCGAATTCCGCGATCTCGCCTACATTGGCGGCGAGCCGTTTTTGGGCCCAGATGCACCGGCAGCCGGGCAGGCCGGGTTAGCCGTCTGGAACGCTGAGCCAGCCTCGTATTGGTCGTTTCACGAATACGTGTTCCAGAATCAGCCTCCCGAACGTGAGCAATGGGCAACTGCGGATCAGTTAGTAGAATTTGCCCGGTCGGCAGGAGTGTCAAAGACAGAAGCGGTCCGGACGGCAATTCAGAAAAACCAGTACGAGGACGCGCTTCGGGTGACAGGCAGGGCTGCGAGCGACAGTGGCGTCAATTCCACACCGACACTCCTCATCGACGGAACGACAATCAACCCGCTCGGGAACGAAGACCGGACCAGACGGCTGATCGAAGATGCTGCCGGACAGAGTTGA
- a CDS encoding disulfide bond formation protein B, which produces MLPDRVELTTTDSRFWLASGAVVATVATTGSLWFSLGLGLVPCTLCWYQRILMYPLVIVLGVAVVENHDTIWRTVTPLSVVGGVIAAYHSLLQATTTSCTFAGPCAVVQWRLPVLGLTIPNLSLIAFVLVTITALAGSDVIQPERQL; this is translated from the coding sequence ATGCTGCCGGACAGAGTTGAGTTGACGACCACCGATAGTCGGTTCTGGCTAGCAAGCGGGGCAGTAGTTGCGACGGTCGCGACCACTGGGAGCCTCTGGTTCAGTCTCGGCCTCGGGCTCGTTCCCTGTACCCTCTGTTGGTACCAACGGATTCTCATGTACCCGCTCGTCATCGTCTTAGGCGTTGCCGTAGTCGAGAATCACGACACGATTTGGCGGACAGTCACGCCACTATCCGTGGTTGGCGGGGTGATCGCTGCTTATCACTCCCTCCTCCAAGCGACGACGACCTCGTGTACCTTCGCAGGCCCCTGTGCAGTCGTCCAGTGGCGACTTCCCGTGCTTGGACTCACGATCCCGAATCTCTCACTCATCGCGTTCGTACTCGTGACGATTACAGCACTTGCGGGATCAGACGTGATCCAACCAGAACGTCAGCTATGA
- a CDS encoding CPBP family intramembrane glutamic endopeptidase has product MILAVVTGVGLLGVDLSSRPGLRLFLVTVFLQGVTFGGITLLYLKRYHLGFGFIPINIPDKRDSAVIIGGSIALLGLLFVASSVISALGLSSAQNQIVEVGQENPGVFLLLIPLQFLLVGPGEELLYRGLIQGRLRETLHPARAIVLASALFASIHLFSLTGEGKLVYIGTAFVLALVLGTAYEYTENLAVPAVMHATYNAVQFASAYLTSTGGI; this is encoded by the coding sequence GTGATCCTCGCTGTCGTGACAGGTGTCGGACTGCTTGGCGTCGACCTTTCGTCGCGTCCTGGCCTCCGGCTGTTCCTAGTCACGGTCTTCTTGCAGGGAGTGACGTTCGGGGGAATTACCCTCCTCTATCTCAAACGCTATCACCTCGGATTCGGATTCATCCCCATCAATATTCCTGATAAACGTGATAGTGCAGTGATTATCGGCGGAAGTATTGCGCTCCTAGGTCTGCTCTTTGTGGCTTCGTCGGTGATTTCAGCCCTCGGTCTAAGCTCAGCACAGAATCAGATCGTCGAGGTCGGGCAAGAGAACCCGGGCGTGTTCCTGCTTCTCATTCCGCTTCAGTTTCTGTTGGTTGGACCCGGAGAAGAGCTGTTGTACCGGGGGCTCATCCAGGGGAGACTCCGCGAAACACTCCATCCAGCCCGCGCCATCGTTCTCGCCAGTGCATTATTCGCTTCGATCCACCTCTTCTCGTTGACCGGTGAGGGAAAATTGGTATATATTGGAACGGCATTTGTTCTGGCACTCGTGCTCGGGACTGCGTACGAATATACGGAGAATCTCGCAGTTCCTGCAGTTATGCATGCAACATATAATGCGGTCCAATTTGCGAGCGCGTACCTGACCTCGACGGGCGGGATTTGA
- a CDS encoding multicopper oxidase domain-containing protein has product MTTRFGAPGTGLSRREFLAATGATGIASLAGCSAGGANEPAATSDTPTQAQTDSPDLPYTSPPTVVNVDEQGGEVTMRTQQARHAVHPLDTMGGPVEFPRVWAFQADDNDPSVPGPILRTTEGNAMEVTLDNTDGRRPHTIHFHGVRKTWKNDGVPTTTGIQVPPGETHTYEIPANVPGTHFYHCHFQTHRHIDMGMYGIYRVDPEGYEPADREYFMTIKDWDSRVPRKWAGEADFTYNSASRNPDVFTVNGKSAPRTLHPEEGSPIIVDEGDSVRIHLVNGGYMSHPMHIHNHRFQRVEKDGGTIPEAARHDMDVTNVAPAERHTIEFTADADPGIYLMHCHKVNHVMNGTFYPGGMLTGVVYRSVMDTEIFNQLMEYAGYSQ; this is encoded by the coding sequence ATGACTACACGTTTCGGCGCACCCGGAACCGGACTGTCCCGGCGTGAGTTTCTCGCGGCAACTGGCGCGACCGGTATCGCTTCGTTAGCAGGCTGTTCTGCGGGCGGAGCCAACGAGCCAGCAGCAACGAGCGATACGCCCACGCAGGCACAAACTGACTCGCCTGATCTCCCCTACACCAGCCCTCCAACAGTCGTCAACGTCGACGAGCAGGGCGGCGAAGTGACGATGCGGACTCAGCAGGCCCGCCACGCCGTCCACCCGCTCGATACAATGGGTGGCCCTGTCGAATTCCCACGGGTCTGGGCGTTCCAGGCCGACGACAACGACCCCAGCGTCCCAGGTCCAATTCTCAGAACGACCGAGGGTAACGCGATGGAAGTGACACTCGACAACACTGACGGCCGACGTCCCCACACGATTCACTTCCACGGGGTTCGCAAGACGTGGAAGAACGATGGCGTTCCGACGACGACCGGCATTCAGGTCCCGCCAGGAGAGACACACACCTACGAGATTCCCGCGAACGTCCCTGGAACGCATTTCTATCATTGTCACTTCCAGACCCACCGACATATCGATATGGGCATGTACGGGATCTACCGAGTCGATCCCGAAGGCTACGAACCGGCGGACCGCGAATACTTCATGACGATCAAGGACTGGGATTCGCGGGTTCCACGGAAGTGGGCCGGAGAGGCGGACTTCACCTACAATTCGGCCAGTCGCAATCCAGACGTGTTTACCGTCAACGGGAAGAGCGCACCCCGAACGCTGCACCCCGAAGAAGGATCCCCGATCATCGTCGACGAGGGCGACTCAGTTCGTATCCACCTCGTCAACGGTGGGTACATGTCGCACCCGATGCATATCCATAACCACCGCTTCCAGCGTGTTGAAAAGGATGGCGGGACGATTCCGGAGGCTGCCCGCCACGACATGGACGTCACGAACGTTGCCCCTGCTGAACGACACACGATCGAATTTACTGCCGATGCAGACCCCGGCATCTACCTGATGCACTGCCATAAGGTCAATCACGTGATGAACGGCACGTTCTATCCCGGCGGGATGCTCACCGGCGTGGTCTATCGGTCCGTCATGGATACGGAAATCTTCAACCAACTCATGGAGTACGCCGGCTACAGCCAGTAG
- a CDS encoding nitric-oxide reductase large subunit — translation MQVERKTLAKILVGVFVFNLVVMGGGAWYSYQNTPPIPDRGVGPDGSTIVSNEQIQTGKAVFQSDGLMNQGTILGNGAYFGVDYTADTLDLKRQYMATYYARERFDAEYDALSASQQAVVDQRVKTDLQDTTDRSTIRHSAAEAYAHRQVRETYVERYHEGEAERGVPQGMIATDDQARRFADFALWTAWIASTDRPGTETSYTNNWPYAPGTGNVPTGGTMIWSVISMVLLVGAAGIGVWAYKSVELPEPDIDSVTIPDPDEIALLPSQRAATRFIPIAAALFTAQVLLGALLAHYYVERAGFFGLFESLGMNILQILPFYLARTYHIDLGILWIATLWIGSGLFLPPLLTGYEPSNQAKYTHLLLGTLVIVILGGFAGIWLGANGYIDGDLWWILGNEGLEYLEVGRLWQAGLLVGFGLWAVLVARGFKPLLDREPQYGLAHMILYAGGSIGVLFLAGMLYTPKTNIVMTEFWRWWVVHMWVEGAFEFFIVAIVGLTLVSMGLLRKRSAEKAVIFEALFVMGTGVIGVAHHYWWVGQPDVWLPVGTIFSTLELIPLVLILFEALNEYRVLATSDETFPYTLPFMFIIASGAWNFVGGGVLGFFINLPLINYYEHGTYLTVGHAHAAMFGAFGFLALGMATYMLRIATAPGQWVERRLRWAFWLWNAGLAVMVFVSVLPVGFLQLEVAFTQGYDAARSLAFYNREVIQLLFWARFPGDTLLILGTLVFAYDMIRKRFALRDVMTPDEAPASQSISERVLAEDDD, via the coding sequence ATGCAAGTCGAACGCAAGACCCTCGCGAAGATCCTCGTCGGGGTGTTCGTGTTCAACCTCGTGGTTATGGGAGGTGGTGCCTGGTACTCGTATCAAAACACGCCACCGATTCCGGATCGAGGGGTGGGTCCAGACGGGTCAACGATCGTTTCGAACGAACAGATACAGACTGGAAAAGCAGTCTTCCAGTCTGACGGCTTAATGAATCAGGGAACCATCCTCGGCAACGGCGCCTACTTTGGAGTCGACTACACCGCCGATACGTTGGATCTAAAGCGACAGTATATGGCGACGTACTACGCCCGAGAGCGCTTCGACGCCGAGTATGACGCCCTCTCTGCGAGCCAGCAAGCGGTCGTCGATCAACGAGTAAAGACAGATCTCCAAGACACGACTGACCGGAGCACGATCCGCCACTCGGCCGCCGAGGCATACGCACACCGACAGGTCCGAGAGACGTACGTGGAGCGCTACCACGAGGGCGAGGCCGAGCGTGGCGTTCCGCAGGGAATGATCGCCACCGACGATCAGGCACGCCGCTTCGCTGACTTTGCACTCTGGACAGCCTGGATCGCCAGTACGGACCGTCCGGGTACAGAGACGAGTTATACGAATAACTGGCCGTACGCTCCGGGGACCGGAAACGTCCCGACCGGAGGGACGATGATCTGGAGCGTCATCAGTATGGTATTACTAGTCGGTGCCGCAGGAATCGGCGTTTGGGCCTACAAGTCCGTTGAACTCCCGGAGCCGGATATCGACAGCGTCACGATTCCCGATCCAGACGAGATCGCACTGTTGCCTAGTCAACGTGCCGCGACGAGATTCATCCCCATCGCGGCCGCTCTCTTCACTGCTCAGGTACTTCTGGGTGCGCTCTTGGCTCATTACTACGTTGAACGGGCTGGTTTCTTCGGGCTCTTCGAGAGTCTCGGCATGAACATTCTCCAGATCCTCCCGTTCTACCTCGCCCGCACCTATCACATCGACCTCGGGATTCTCTGGATCGCGACGTTGTGGATCGGTTCGGGGCTGTTTCTGCCTCCACTTCTCACCGGCTACGAGCCATCGAATCAGGCCAAGTATACCCACCTCCTGCTCGGGACGTTGGTAATCGTCATTCTCGGGGGTTTCGCCGGTATCTGGCTTGGTGCCAACGGATATATCGACGGCGACTTGTGGTGGATTCTCGGCAACGAAGGACTCGAATATCTCGAAGTCGGACGACTCTGGCAGGCGGGCCTCCTCGTCGGCTTCGGGCTGTGGGCCGTCCTCGTCGCTCGGGGGTTCAAACCACTGCTCGACCGTGAACCACAGTATGGTCTGGCCCATATGATACTGTACGCGGGCGGCTCGATCGGCGTTCTCTTTCTGGCGGGAATGCTGTATACGCCGAAGACGAATATCGTGATGACGGAGTTCTGGCGATGGTGGGTTGTCCACATGTGGGTGGAGGGTGCCTTCGAGTTCTTCATCGTCGCCATCGTCGGACTCACGCTTGTCTCGATGGGCTTGTTGCGCAAGCGGTCGGCAGAAAAGGCAGTCATTTTCGAGGCGCTGTTCGTGATGGGTACGGGTGTCATCGGCGTTGCCCACCACTACTGGTGGGTTGGCCAACCTGACGTCTGGCTGCCGGTCGGTACGATCTTCTCAACGCTTGAACTCATCCCCCTCGTACTCATCCTCTTTGAAGCCCTCAACGAATATCGCGTCCTCGCAACGAGTGACGAGACGTTCCCCTATACGCTCCCGTTCATGTTCATTATCGCGTCAGGAGCGTGGAACTTCGTCGGTGGAGGCGTTCTCGGGTTCTTCATCAATCTGCCGCTCATCAACTACTACGAGCACGGTACCTACCTGACGGTCGGCCATGCACATGCGGCGATGTTCGGGGCGTTCGGCTTTCTCGCACTCGGGATGGCGACCTATATGTTGCGAATCGCCACCGCTCCTGGCCAGTGGGTCGAGCGACGGCTCCGGTGGGCATTCTGGCTCTGGAACGCTGGCCTGGCGGTGATGGTATTTGTCTCCGTTCTCCCGGTCGGCTTCCTCCAACTCGAAGTCGCCTTCACCCAGGGATATGACGCCGCCCGGAGCCTCGCGTTCTACAATCGCGAAGTCATCCAACTGCTGTTCTGGGCGCGGTTCCCCGGCGATACGCTTCTCATTCTCGGGACGCTCGTGTTCGCATACGATATGATCCGGAAGCGGTTCGCGCTCCGCGACGTCATGACACCGGATGAGGCGCCCGCATCACAGAGCATCTCGGAACGCGTCCTCGCGGAAGACGATGACTAA
- a CDS encoding DUF7260 family protein: MTTEEPSWPTYLDAALESVRRERREVERECQAFRRFRKRTQSLKTDPPQIEQISGGAHQRFSSAQPSVRDVIEPYYRETVMAVDHYDDVYGDSFETSISAEFGADVLLLISEAMSFSQVIKQRLLGAAQQCIDRRRVFIETLETESVMFKDAQSTIQTIRNTVVEIDDEDLRDLSVTQLTSRQETLQSLTRKCEEWLQRRQEQIHVRRSERSSGERDYTTLCSYLYEPLDVDHPILATFVEVMEIIRGREGHILRMLG, from the coding sequence ATGACCACCGAAGAACCCTCTTGGCCGACGTATCTGGACGCTGCCCTTGAAAGCGTTCGGCGAGAGCGACGCGAGGTTGAACGTGAGTGCCAGGCCTTTCGGCGGTTTCGCAAGCGTACTCAAAGTCTCAAAACAGACCCGCCACAGATCGAACAGATATCTGGTGGGGCGCATCAGAGGTTCTCATCCGCGCAGCCGTCTGTCCGTGACGTGATCGAGCCGTATTATCGGGAGACCGTGATGGCAGTCGATCACTACGACGATGTTTACGGTGATTCGTTCGAGACGAGCATTAGTGCCGAATTTGGGGCTGATGTCCTGCTCCTGATTTCGGAAGCGATGTCGTTTTCACAAGTCATCAAACAGCGACTCCTTGGTGCCGCTCAGCAGTGTATTGACCGCCGCCGGGTGTTTATAGAAACACTTGAAACGGAATCTGTGATGTTCAAAGATGCCCAATCCACAATCCAGACGATCCGAAATACGGTTGTCGAAATCGACGACGAAGACTTACGGGACCTTTCGGTCACCCAATTAACCAGCCGCCAAGAAACACTCCAATCGCTGACACGGAAATGTGAGGAGTGGCTTCAACGACGACAAGAGCAGATCCATGTCCGGCGGTCCGAGCGGTCGTCAGGTGAGCGTGACTACACTACACTCTGCTCATATCTATACGAACCCTTGGACGTTGACCATCCAATATTAGCTACCTTTGTCGAAGTGATGGAAATCATTCGTGGGCGTGAGGGACACATCCTTCGTATGTTGGGTTAG